A single window of Cryptococcus neoformans var. neoformans JEC21 chromosome 3 sequence DNA harbors:
- a CDS encoding Rho GTPase activator, putative — MSTPDLTTHFPVIPHDPSHKELPERPPLSRPLSEISANEPRWRSNRSSVHSGSKKDKGSRPGSEVREKEDMQQTGGVASGKRVSSSMALPQTITVNLSEYAKSQPSPSTASATGSVGRPASMSSLGPMIAPSSSTSIKQVPELPKRQAYGRTVSGASLKLSKIEQPDAGDCSEKGQSAVLMAQRSSLRPASVASYAEVARSSPVPGPESQPLSPPSLLPSKPPTKSKPSWLKRSAVGAGLRAKTKSPISNYGDSLGSTIKPLPPILPPRKSKSKSRITESASIADLRPHGKETDRAGSIAPPDRSSYAFVASSAGNPPPLPPRDTTGNNIKGRIAAWTAAAQSNSGFSRSESTQSLASQATGTSQYRLPSSASRVFGHAGSAVQKGWAGLRSKGMTNSMSISGMSSLASSSSRREPSRISPLGGRRDRRSSDNQEIQGGPVFRGEMIKRPAEGDVGKVFGREIVDAGKEWGVVDAGFEIPGQSEWEMNRRKCLPAVVIRACDYLHIWGPKEEGIFRISGQSSHIAALKRQFDSGADIDLTECHPRDLDPHAVAGLFKPYLRELPSPLLTHALAPKFEKAVGRKDEAAKRSTVVGNVGDEEFDGLLRQLPQAHWFLLAEIIHLLDLIPKHAATNRMTLKALTLSLGPSLNIPGVVISELIERRETLFKDPPPPSTIDTARDLISFSDVDIPPMVPPSSKSSTFSTIDSPYSHKTDDTFAVQDESTKRKPPKLPSRPSITKLFTSSHVSLPRQKSVDTLASIPDSAPPRVDVAVSPTSPLPDFEAKSKAQSPGTTPTREGAKKHDTYVPTYVSVASAAPAVPIASASSPASMEPVEEVHYPAGTVEERARLFATPTPIADRFTSNQSSFPSLRAPGSSTGSSATMRSVSASVIPQKGTSRPGSAGSAASVTNPASVIRRGPPVFFQSAGVERDRHAPGHVRSMSAIPFGGESTNVTSGGAGTKRKDETINEDGEDGRGKRLSAGPGVLDGLMRGEAIA; from the exons ATGTCCACGCCTGACCTCACCACTCATTTCCCCGTCATTCCCCACGACCCCTCTCACAAAGAACTACCAGAACGCCCTCCCCTCTCAAGACCACTCAGCGAGATATCCGCAAACGAACCTCGCTGGCGCTCAAATCGCTCAAGCGTACATTCTGGTtcaaagaaggacaagggaAGTCGCCCAGGGAGCGAAGTGCGCGAAAAGGAGGATATGCAACAGACTGGTGGCGTGGCATCCGGGAAAAGAGTTAGTTCGAGTATGGCGCTGCCTCAAACGATCACCGTCAACTTGTCCGAGTACGCAAAGTCTCAACCTTCACCGAGTACTGCGAGTGCGACAGGGTCAGTGGGACGTCCGGCAAGTATGTCCTCTCTGGGTCCGATGATAGCTCCGTCTTCCAGTACGAGTATAAAACAGGTCCCAGAGTTACCGAAACGACAAGCGTATGGACGAACAGTGTCTGGTGCGTCGTTGAAATTGAGCAAAATTGAGCAACCAGATGCTGGGGACTGTTC GGAAAAGGGTCAGTCCGCCGTCCTTATGGCTCAGCGTAGCTCCCTTCGCCCAGCTTCTGTAGCATCGTACGCAGAAGTAGCCAGATCGTCACCCGTGCCCGGACCCGAATCACAACCCCTATCACCTCCCAGTCTCCTCCCTTCTAAACCTCCTACAAAGTCCAAACCTTCATGGCTCAAACGTAGTGCTGTCGGTGCCGGTCTCCGTgccaaaacaaaaagcCCAATATCAAACTACGGCGATTCTCTAGGCTCAACCATAAAGCCTTTGCCACCTATATTACCACCTCGTAAaagcaaaagcaaaagTCGCATTACCGAATCTGCTTCTATCGCGGATTTGCGTCCCCATGGCAAGGAGACTGACCGCGCAGGTAGCATAGCACCGCCAGACAGGTCATCGTACGCATTCGTCGCTTCTTCAGCAGGCAacccacctcctcttcctccgagaGATACTACCGGGAACAATATCAAGGGTCGTATTGCCGCGTGGACTGCAGCTGCCCAGTCGAATAGTGGTTTCTCTAGATCAGAGTCAACTCAAAGTCTTGCATCTCAGGCAACGGGCACATCACAGTACAGACTACCTTCGTCTGCTTCACGGGTATTCGGACACGCTGGGTCTGCTGTCCAAAAAGGCTGGGCGGGGTTGAGATCAAAGGGAATGACAAATAGTATGAGTATCAGTGGGATGAGCTCTTTGgcatcgtcttcatctcgaAGAGAACCGTCGCGGATTTCACCATtaggaggaaggagagatagGAGATCCTCAGATAATCAAGAAATTCAGGGAGGTCCCGTGTTTAGGGGGGAAATGATCAAGCGACCagcagaaggagatgtAGGCAAGGTTTTCGGAAGAGAGATTGTGGACGCAGGTAAGGAATGGGGCGTCGTTGACGCTGGGTTTGAGATACCTGGACAAAGCGAGTGGGAAATGAACAGGAGAAAGTGTTTACCTGCTGTTGTCATCCGGGCATGTGATTATT TGCATATCTGGGGCccaaaggaggaaggaatcTTTAGGATCAGCGGACAAAGCAGTCACATCGCAGCGCTGAAACGGCAATTTGATTCGGGGGCAGATATCGATTTGACTGAGTGTCATCCGCGAGATCTTGACCCTCATGCCGTTGCTGGTTTATTCAAGCCATACCTGCGAGAAT TGCCGTCACCGCTGTTGACCCATGCGCTCGCGCCAAAGTTTGAGAAGGCTgtaggaaggaaggatgaagCGGCCAAACGATCAACGGTGGTTGGCAATGTAGGCGACGAAGAGTTCGATGGGTTATTACGCCAGTTACCGCAAGCGCATTGGTTCTTGCTGGCAGAAATCA TACACCTCCTCGATCTCATCCCCAAGCACGCTGCTACCAACCGAATGACTCTTAAGGCGCTCACGCTGTCTCTTGGCCCGTCTCTCAACATCCCCGGCGTTGTCATCAGCGAGCTAATCGAGCGCCGTGAAACTCTCTTCAAAGACCCACCGCCTCCATCTACCATAGATACAGCACGCGATTTGATCAGTTTCAGCGATGTCGATATCCCACCTATGGtacccccttcttccaaatccagcACATTCTCAACTATCGATAGTCCATACTCCCACAAGACAGACGATACTTTTGCAGTACAGGATGAGTCTACGAAGCGAAAGCCTCCAAAATTGCCTTCCAGGCCTAGCATCACGAAACTCTTTACCAGCTCGCACGTTTCGCTTCCACGACAGAAGAGTGTGGACACTTTGGCTAGTATCCCGGATAGCGCACCCCCTCGCGTCGATGTGGCCGTTTCGCCCACGTCTCCCTTACCTGATTTCGAAGCCAAGTCCAAAGCCCAATCACCAGGCACTACTCCCACACGCGAGGGAGCTAAAAAACATGACACCTATGTGCCTACTTACGTCTCTGTAGCTTCGGCCGCTCCTGCTGTCCCTATCGCATCAGCTTCATCACCTGCGAGTATGGAGCCTGTCGAAGAGGTGCATTACCCTGCAGGAACAGTAGAAGAGCGCGCTAGACTGTTCGCCACTCCTACACCTATCGCAGATCGCTTCACTAGCAaccaatcttctttcccatcaCTGCGCGCGCCAGGGAGCTCAACAGGATCATCAGCCACCATGCGATCCGTATCTGCCAGCGTGATACCCCAAAAGGGGACCTCGCGACCAGGTAGCGCAGGTTCTGCAGCGTCGGTTACGAACCCCGCCAGCGTCATTCGCCGTGGGCCACCAGTGTTCTTCCAGAGTGCAGGCGTGGAAAGGGACAGGCATGCGCCCGGCCATGTGAGAAGTATGTCTGCGATCCCGTTCGGGGGGGAGTCGACTAATGTGACTTCTGGAGGAGCggggacgaagaggaaggatgaaaCGATTAATGAAGATGGGGAGGATGGGCGGGGAAAGAGGCTATCTGCAGGACCTGGTGTTTTGGATGGCTTAATGAGAGGAGAAGCCATTGCTTGA